A genomic region of Nymphaea colorata isolate Beijing-Zhang1983 chromosome 2, ASM883128v2, whole genome shotgun sequence contains the following coding sequences:
- the LOC116246937 gene encoding cysteine-rich repeat secretory protein 38-like: MATTPWSNITRLSYLLTLLLAVLQFPALLHASDEDYFDIKYFRRGNDYLYAWCSRSILGLSQTDGQNVEQLFRSLVDSVNPTGFFNTSVGESAPYATYGLSLCRGDLTADTCRNCIANATESAKEECPNNRSAMIWIGTDCLLHFSDTRFFGSVNPSWLAWAYNASTTLLRSMQ; encoded by the coding sequence ATGGCAACCACGCCGTGGTCAAATATCACACGCCTTTCATATCTTTTAACTCTGCTTCTGGCTGTGCTGCAATTTCCTGCTCTGCTGCACGCGAGCGATGAGGATTATTTCGACATTAAATATTTTCGGAGAGGGAACGACTACCTTTACGCATGGTGCTCCAGAAGCATACTTGGGTTGTCGCAGACCGACGGGCAAAACGTGGAGCAGCTATTTCGCTCCCTTGTCGACTCCGTTAACCCCACTGGCTTCTTCAACACTTCCGTCGGCGAAAGTGCCCCTTATGCAACCTATGGCCTCTCGCTCTGCCGCGGTGACTTGACCGCCGATACATGCCGGAACTGCATCGCCAACGCCACCGAGAGCGCCAAGGAGGAATGCCCGAATAACAGGTCCGCCATGATATGGATCGGCACCGATTGCTTGCTTCACTTTTCCGATACGCGATTCTTCGGGTCCGTTAATCCGAGCTGGCTGGCATGGGCATACAACGCTTCGACCACGCTGTTGAGAAGTatgcaatga